The Penaeus monodon isolate SGIC_2016 chromosome 5, NSTDA_Pmon_1, whole genome shotgun sequence genome window below encodes:
- the LOC119573291 gene encoding dual specificity protein phosphatase CDC14B-like isoform X2, with product MQLPCVSSNGGGYRLFPFRDQLFYPCVILLASPSSVFSWIIYLKKTPEEAYKPLVGGNSPQFCPFRDAAYGMSTYHLTLLDCLHAIDKAFKLGFFNFDDFDVDEYEYYEKVQNGDFNWIMPGKYLAFCGPHAESKIKNGYTLHSPETYFSYFRKHNVTTIVRLNKKIYDASRFKNAGFEHYDMYFIDGSCPSDEIMREFLRVSENTDGALAVHCKAGLGRTGSLIGCYMMKHFRFTAAESIAWLRICRPGSIIGGQQQWLTSKQSSLWLEGDIFRARNKNQNLNKKFDFGIYSIAWRDHLANMRNNQNKNNCKNDNKKKLVNGNASEDDVDREENVQVVLSGVDLLKLDDQTSQTDNHDKYIEDVANSNADSKDSETRLINGLSQGDRLNQLKASRTHARSATTGRVHLEDKAHVRTKSTPLGSGGSGSGGGGRDAVLSPLKAGKVSTITTAYRDTARRPMRSTTTATSKSKLPVYRVVKGITNTEPQIHLPAGPRKLPLSDDYQYCPPRKARTVRKAQRTSHPHHQHPQTQTPPTTPPATRLLLRNREVLPSASLVPPRTPPPTPTHPASRKLPPPTPIMIKSRIPHSTPATKRIKSCPALPLPRERVPQRSSGTLPRLPKVLPSLGQLRLCQRTGVEGRAKCLDLLPQS from the exons ATGCAACTTCCATGCGTGTCGTCCAACGGAGGAGGGTATAGGCTCTTCCCCTTTCGTGATCAGCTGTTTTACCCATGCGTCATCTTACTCGCCTCACCTTCTTCAGTGTTTTCATGG aTAATTTACCTTAAAAAGACCCCCGAGGAAGCATACAAGCCACTGGTGGGCGGAAACAGCCCGCAGTTCTGTCCCTTCCGAGATGCCGCGTATGGGATGTCGACGTACCATCTCACGCTGCTCGACTGTCTGCATGCGATCGACAAGGCCTTCAAATTGGGCTTCTTCAACTTCGATGACTTCGATGTCGACGAGTATGAGTATTACGAA AAAGTGCAAAATGGCGACTTCAATTGGATCATGCCAGGTAAATACCTCGCTTTCTGCGGACCGCATGCCGAGAGCAAGATCAAGAATGGATACACACTCCATTCCCCCGAGACTTACTTCAGCTATTTCCGCAAGCATAATGTGACAACCATAGTGAGACTCAACAAAAAGATTTACGACGCTTCAAGGTTCAAGAATGCAGGCTTTGAACATTATGATATGTACTTTATTGATGGATCGTGTCCTTCAGATGAAATCATGAGGGAATTCTTGCGCGTCAGTGAAAATACTGATGGAGCTCTTGCTGTTCACTGTAAAG CTGGCTTAGGGCGTACAGGATCCCTCATTGGTTGCTACATGATGAAGCACTTCAGATTCACAGCAGCAGAGTCTATTGCCTGGTTACGTATCTGCAGGCCAGGCTCCATTATTGGGGGGCAGCAGCAATGGCTCACTTC GAAACAGTCTTCACTGTGGCTAGAAGGAGACATATTCAGAGCACGCAACAAAAATCAAAACTTGAACAAGAAATTCGACTTTGGAATTTATAGCATTGCTTGGAGGGACCACTTGGCCAACATGCGGAATAATCAGAACAAAAACAACTGcaagaatgacaataaaaagaaactG GTCAATGGAAACGCATCAGAAGATGATGTGGATCGTGAGGAAAATGTCCAAGTTGTGCTAAGTGGCGTTGACTTGTTGAAGTTAGATGATCAAACTTCACAAACAGATAATCATGACAAGTACATCGAG GATGTTGCAAATAGTAATGCAGACAGTAAAGATTCCGAGACTCGACTTATAAACGGGCTTTCACAAGGTGATCGCCTAAACCAGCTGAAAGCTTCACGAACCCATGCCCGTTCTGCCACAACTGGACGAGTACA CCTTGAGGACAAAGCTCACGTGCGTACCAAGTCCACGCCCCTGGGGAGTGGAggcagtggtagtggtggtggtgggcgaGATGCTGTGCTGTCTCCCCTGAAAGCTGGCAAGGTCTCCACCATCACCACAGCCTACAGAGACACTGCTCGTAGGCCTATGCGATCCACTACCACAGCCACAAGCAAGAG CAAACTCCCAGTCTATCGCGTAGTAAAGGGGATAACAAATA CCGAACCTCAAATACACTTGCCAGCAGGTCCACGAAAGCTGCCCTTGTCAGATGACTACCAATACTGCCCACCTCGAAAAGCAAGAACAGTAAGAAAAGCCCAGAGAACATCTCATCCCCATCATCAGCATCCTCAAACACAGACACCACCAACAACTCCACCGGCAACAAGACTACTTCTAAGAAATCGCGAAGTTCTTCCTTCGGCAAGCTTAGTGCCACCAAGAACTCCTCCGCCAACTCCAACTCACCCAGCAAGTCGGAAGCTGCCTCCTCCAActccaataatgataaagagtcgGATACCGCACTCAACACCAGCGACAAAGAGGATAAAGTCGTGTCCGGCACTTCCTCTCCCGAGAGAAAGAGTACCTCAGCGGAGCTCAGGAACTCTTCCAAGACTTCCAAAAGTTCTTCCAAGTCTTGGTCAGTTGAGGTTGTGTCAGAGAACCGGAGTAGAGGGGAGGGCAAAGTGTCTCGATCTGCTCCCCCAGAGCTGA